CCGACGCCCCAGGCCATTGGGCTTACCACTGCCATCTTCTTTATCACATGGAAGCAGGCATGTTCAGGGAGGTGGTCGTTTCATGAAAACCGCAACGACGAAAACCGGTGCAGCGGTCGCGCTGCTGATCTTTGGCCTCGTGGCGGCGGACGCGGCATCGGCCCAGACGACCGAGCCGCCGAAGGAGGGCGGAACCGGCCAGACATCCGGCACGGGCCAGTCCAAAACGATGGAAGGAATGGATCACTCCCAGATGGACCATTCTCAGATGGACCATTCGCGGATGGACCACACGCAGATGGAAAAATCGCAGATGGACCAGTCCGGGATGGATCACTCGCAGATGAATCATGCGGGTGACGACCGGGTGCAGGACGCCAAGCCGGCGCCGCAACAGGGCAAACCAAGCATGGACCACAGCATGGGACAAGCGATGGGCGGCATGGGCGGAATGGGCCACGACATGAAGATGGGCCCGATGCAGGGCGGCAGTCCACCGCCCGACGCCCGCGATCCGGACGCCTATGCCGAAGGCACGAGCTTCGCGCACCTGCCAGGCAACGAGATGAACGACGAGATGCGCTTCGGCCGGATCCTGCTCGACAAGTTCGAATACGCGAAGGGTGACGGCGAACACGGCCAGAATCTAGACGCCGAAGCGTGGTACGGGAACGACTACAACAAGGCCTGGTTCAAGGCCGAGGGTGAGCGGCGCGGAGGGCACCTACAGTCCCTGCGTACGGAAGCCTTGTGGGACCGCACCTTCGCGACCTTCTGGAGTACCCAACTCGGCGTACGCCACGACAGCGGTGGCGGCG
This genomic stretch from Massilia putida harbors:
- a CDS encoding copper resistance protein B, whose amino-acid sequence is MKTATTKTGAAVALLIFGLVAADAASAQTTEPPKEGGTGQTSGTGQSKTMEGMDHSQMDHSQMDHSRMDHTQMEKSQMDQSGMDHSQMNHAGDDRVQDAKPAPQQGKPSMDHSMGQAMGGMGGMGHDMKMGPMQGGSPPPDARDPDAYAEGTSFAHLPGNEMNDEMRFGRILLDKFEYAKGDGEHGQNLDAEAWYGNDYNKAWFKAEGERRGGHLQSLRTEALWDRTFATFWSTQLGVRHDSGGGDSRNWLAFGVRGLAPYWFDTEATAYWSGGRLAARFNVRYELLFTQQLILEPEVEANLYSRSDPARGVGSGLSDLELGLRLRYEIRRQFAPYVGVTWARNFGDTADYARARGERNKSTQIVAGVRIWF